One window of Novosphingobium sp. 9U genomic DNA carries:
- a CDS encoding efflux RND transporter periplasmic adaptor subunit, translating into MNYDAKIDTATGMNANGSAGTTHVTEVYDVADEQDARSGRRVWLIVGAAVIAMIAIWFILHARADKPAGTDAVTQVPVVSVATPGRASIAGEITGTGSIAARREMPVGSVGEGGQVVSVLVDAGDWVRKGQPLAVIDRSVQVEQAASLAAQVDVAAADARLAQANLDRALRLVQRGFISKADIDRLTATRDAANARVKVARAQLGETRARNNRLNIVAPEAGLVLTRAVEPGQVVTGGSGVLFRIAKGGEMEMTARLSEDDLSKLSVGVRADVTPVGTDRAFAGQIWQLSPVVDQQDRQGVARIALNYAPGLRPGGFATARIASGTLVAPRLPESAILSDDKGSFVYIVGKDSRVERRAVRTGLVTAGGIAVVEGLNGTEQVVLRAGGFLNPGDKVKARRVEQGG; encoded by the coding sequence ATGAACTACGACGCCAAGATCGATACGGCGACCGGCATGAATGCGAATGGCAGCGCGGGCACGACGCACGTGACCGAAGTCTACGACGTGGCCGACGAGCAGGACGCACGCTCGGGCCGTCGCGTTTGGCTGATCGTGGGCGCCGCGGTGATCGCGATGATCGCGATCTGGTTCATTCTCCACGCCCGCGCCGACAAGCCGGCAGGCACCGATGCGGTGACGCAAGTCCCCGTGGTCAGCGTGGCCACCCCCGGCCGCGCGTCCATCGCCGGCGAGATCACCGGCACCGGCTCGATCGCGGCCCGGCGCGAGATGCCGGTCGGCTCGGTGGGTGAGGGCGGCCAAGTCGTCAGCGTCCTGGTCGACGCGGGCGACTGGGTGCGCAAGGGACAGCCGCTCGCGGTGATCGACCGCTCCGTGCAGGTCGAGCAGGCCGCCAGCCTGGCCGCGCAAGTCGATGTCGCCGCCGCTGACGCGCGGCTGGCGCAGGCCAACCTCGATCGCGCGCTGCGCCTGGTGCAGCGCGGCTTCATCTCCAAGGCCGACATCGATCGCCTGACCGCCACGCGCGACGCTGCCAACGCGCGGGTGAAGGTCGCGCGCGCGCAGCTGGGCGAAACCCGCGCGCGCAACAACCGCCTCAACATCGTTGCGCCCGAGGCTGGCCTAGTGCTCACCCGCGCGGTCGAACCCGGCCAGGTCGTCACCGGCGGCTCGGGCGTGCTGTTCCGCATCGCCAAGGGCGGCGAGATGGAGATGACCGCGCGCCTGTCCGAGGACGATCTTTCCAAGCTGTCGGTCGGCGTGCGCGCCGACGTGACGCCCGTGGGCACCGACCGTGCCTTCGCCGGACAGATCTGGCAGCTCTCGCCGGTGGTGGACCAGCAGGACCGCCAGGGCGTGGCACGCATCGCGCTCAACTATGCACCGGGCCTGCGCCCCGGCGGCTTTGCCACCGCACGCATCGCCTCGGGCACCCTGGTGGCACCGCGCCTGCCGGAATCCGCGATCCTTAGCGACGACAAGGGCAGCTTCGTCTACATCGTCGGCAAGGACAGCCGGGTCGAGCGTCGGGCCGTGCGCACCGGCCTCGTCACCGCCGGCGGCATCGCCGTGGTCGAGGGGCTGAACGGCACCGAGCAGGTCGTGCTGCGGGCGGGCGGCTTCCTCAACCCTGGCGACAAGGTCAAGGCGCGCCGCGTCGAGCAGGGCGGCTGA
- a CDS encoding efflux RND transporter permease subunit produces the protein MGLQNLSAWSIRNPIIPIVFFIGLVIAGLVSFSRMDVNNMPDVEFPGVIIQVSQPGAAPSEIETQITQIVEGSVRSIPGIDNIQSTASEGSSQTLVFFNVGTNPDVATNQVKNAVDQIRSDLPEGILEPQVTKIEAGGGGSIGYFAVSADDMTMEQLSWFIDDTVAKSLLGVPGLAKVDRNGGVDREIRVVMDPDRMQSLGVTARDVNNVLRAVNTDAAGGKAEIAGSRQSVRVLGNADDAYALSQTQVNLGSGRSVKLADIAHVYDGYSEQTRIAKLHGREVVTFGFERALGASEVTVYDEAMKKLDQIKKDNPNVHFTQLFTTVDYTRDQYTSSMEALVEGAVLAIVIVFLFLRDWRATAISALAIPLSAIPTFWFMDLLGFTLNFLSLLALSLVAGVLVDDAIVEIENIVRHMRMGKTAYQASIDAADEIGLAVVATTFSIVAVFLPVGLMPGIPGQFFKAFGLTVVAAVLMSLAVARIITPMVAAYFLKAQGHAEHGGGRAMDMYLRVLTWTLDSRESRRLRALVQRAPSQGWFYPLGLVLLIVILGLGIFLAYLTFKAVDLGLRAIGFDRTAFVLSAVVAPVAVPFVVIVGGKLFRGFFGSMGTFGRWYRYLSDRIAARMRDHRFFAFCAGVYALVVTFALLAGAPQQFQPNTNSDTSRVNIEMVPGTTIQQTSAVAGRVTRLIEAQPEVALVMEAAREGNGTLYIALKPAKERDGTSIEFERRLAPQLQQIPDARVTFATQSGGFGSGRDISVMLSGSDPVKLQAAAQTLVEQMRGVDGVVAPRIAADLKRPELVVVPRLDLAAQLGVTTASLSQTIRIATLGEIDQNAAKFSLTDRQVPIRVILPANSRRDLSTIENLPVPTASGGSVPLKRVAEIKFGAGPTQIQRYNQSRRIFVGADLGPGKVKGPIMEAIAKLPIMKNLPTGVSNDPVGEDKWQGEMISSFIVAVVSGIFLVFAVLVLLYKRFVSPLVNMASLLLAPLGGLLALTIVGQPVSMPVYIGILMLLGIVAKNSILLIDFALEEMESGVEKVEAIIDAGRKRAQPIVMTTVAMTAGMIPTAFSLSGDGAFRQPMGLTVIGGLLLSTMLTLVIVPAAFSLADGFEKRIGPKLRRTFLTYDPTHSHGPAPRHHGEGTLPAE, from the coding sequence ATGGGCCTTCAGAACCTCTCGGCATGGTCGATCCGCAATCCGATCATCCCCATCGTCTTCTTCATCGGGCTGGTGATCGCCGGGCTTGTCTCGTTCAGTCGCATGGACGTGAACAACATGCCCGACGTCGAGTTTCCGGGCGTCATCATCCAGGTCTCGCAGCCGGGCGCCGCGCCTAGCGAGATCGAGACGCAGATCACGCAGATCGTCGAAGGCTCGGTCCGCTCGATCCCGGGCATCGACAACATCCAGTCGACCGCGTCCGAAGGCAGCTCGCAGACGCTGGTGTTCTTCAATGTCGGCACCAATCCCGACGTCGCCACCAACCAGGTCAAGAACGCGGTCGACCAGATCCGCTCCGACTTGCCCGAAGGTATCCTCGAGCCGCAGGTGACCAAGATCGAGGCGGGCGGCGGCGGCTCGATCGGCTACTTCGCGGTCAGTGCCGACGACATGACGATGGAGCAGCTCAGCTGGTTCATCGACGATACCGTCGCCAAGAGCCTGCTGGGCGTGCCGGGCCTTGCCAAGGTGGACCGCAACGGCGGCGTCGACCGCGAGATCCGCGTAGTCATGGACCCGGACCGCATGCAGTCGCTCGGCGTCACCGCGCGCGACGTCAACAACGTGCTGCGCGCGGTCAACACCGATGCGGCTGGCGGCAAGGCCGAGATCGCCGGCTCCCGCCAGTCGGTGCGCGTGCTGGGCAATGCGGACGACGCCTATGCGCTGTCGCAGACGCAGGTGAACCTGGGCAGCGGCCGCTCGGTCAAGCTGGCCGACATCGCCCATGTGTACGACGGTTATTCCGAGCAGACCCGCATCGCCAAGCTGCACGGTCGCGAGGTGGTGACCTTCGGGTTCGAGCGCGCGCTCGGGGCTTCCGAAGTCACCGTCTACGACGAGGCGATGAAGAAGCTGGACCAGATCAAGAAGGACAATCCCAACGTCCACTTCACCCAGCTGTTCACCACGGTCGACTACACCCGCGACCAGTACACCAGCTCGATGGAGGCGCTGGTCGAAGGCGCGGTGCTGGCGATCGTCATCGTCTTCCTGTTCCTGCGCGACTGGCGCGCGACCGCGATCTCGGCCCTGGCGATACCCTTGTCGGCGATCCCGACCTTCTGGTTCATGGACCTGCTGGGCTTCACGCTGAACTTCCTCTCGCTGCTGGCGCTTAGCCTTGTCGCGGGCGTGCTGGTCGACGACGCCATCGTCGAGATCGAGAACATCGTGCGCCACATGCGCATGGGGAAGACGGCCTATCAGGCCTCGATCGACGCGGCTGACGAGATCGGCCTGGCGGTGGTCGCGACGACGTTTTCGATCGTCGCGGTGTTCCTGCCGGTCGGCCTGATGCCGGGCATTCCGGGCCAGTTCTTCAAGGCGTTTGGCCTGACCGTCGTTGCCGCGGTGCTGATGAGCCTTGCCGTCGCGCGCATTATTACGCCGATGGTGGCGGCCTATTTCCTGAAGGCGCAAGGTCATGCCGAGCACGGCGGCGGCCGCGCCATGGACATGTACCTGCGGGTGCTCACCTGGACGCTCGACAGCCGCGAGAGCCGCCGCCTGCGCGCGCTGGTGCAGCGTGCGCCGTCGCAGGGCTGGTTCTACCCGCTCGGGCTGGTGCTGCTGATCGTGATCCTGGGCCTCGGCATCTTCCTGGCCTACCTCACCTTCAAGGCGGTAGACCTGGGGCTGCGCGCGATCGGGTTCGACCGCACCGCGTTCGTTCTGTCCGCCGTGGTCGCGCCCGTGGCGGTACCGTTCGTGGTCATCGTCGGCGGCAAGCTGTTCCGCGGCTTTTTCGGCTCGATGGGCACGTTCGGGCGCTGGTACCGCTACTTGTCTGACCGCATCGCCGCCCGAATGCGCGACCACCGCTTCTTTGCGTTCTGCGCCGGTGTCTACGCGCTGGTGGTCACCTTCGCGCTGCTTGCGGGCGCGCCACAGCAGTTCCAGCCCAACACCAACTCCGACACCAGCCGCGTCAACATCGAGATGGTGCCGGGCACCACCATTCAGCAGACCTCCGCCGTCGCGGGCCGCGTCACCCGCCTGATCGAGGCGCAGCCCGAAGTCGCGCTGGTGATGGAAGCGGCACGAGAGGGCAACGGCACGCTCTATATCGCGCTCAAGCCCGCCAAGGAGCGCGACGGCACCAGCATCGAATTCGAACGCCGCCTGGCGCCGCAGCTTCAGCAGATTCCCGACGCGCGCGTGACCTTCGCCACCCAGTCGGGCGGCTTTGGCTCGGGCCGTGACATCTCGGTCATGCTGTCGGGCAGCGATCCGGTGAAGCTGCAGGCCGCCGCGCAGACGCTGGTGGAGCAGATGCGCGGCGTCGATGGCGTGGTCGCTCCGCGCATCGCCGCCGACCTGAAGCGGCCCGAGCTGGTCGTCGTGCCGCGGCTCGACCTAGCCGCGCAACTGGGCGTCACCACCGCCTCGCTCAGCCAGACGATTCGCATCGCCACGCTGGGAGAAATCGACCAGAACGCGGCCAAGTTCTCGCTGACCGACCGCCAGGTGCCGATCCGCGTAATCCTGCCGGCGAATTCGCGCCGCGATCTCTCGACGATCGAGAACCTGCCGGTGCCCACGGCGAGCGGCGGCTCGGTGCCGCTGAAGCGCGTGGCCGAGATCAAGTTCGGCGCTGGTCCGACGCAGATCCAGCGCTACAACCAGTCTCGCCGCATCTTCGTGGGCGCAGACCTAGGCCCCGGCAAGGTCAAGGGCCCGATCATGGAGGCGATCGCCAAGCTGCCGATCATGAAGAACCTGCCCACCGGCGTGTCGAACGACCCCGTCGGCGAGGACAAGTGGCAGGGCGAGATGATCTCCAGCTTCATCGTCGCCGTGGTCAGCGGCATCTTCCTGGTCTTTGCGGTGCTGGTGCTGCTGTATAAGCGGTTCGTCTCGCCGCTGGTAAACATGGCCTCGCTGCTGCTGGCGCCGTTGGGCGGGCTGCTGGCGCTCACCATCGTCGGCCAGCCGGTGTCGATGCCGGTCTACATCGGCATCCTGATGCTGCTGGGCATCGTCGCCAAGAACTCGATCCTCCTTATCGACTTCGCGCTGGAGGAGATGGAGAGCGGGGTCGAGAAGGTTGAGGCGATCATCGATGCTGGCCGCAAGCGCGCGCAGCCGATCGTGATGACCACCGTGGCGATGACCGCGGGCATGATCCCGACGGCGTTCTCGCTCTCGGGCGACGGCGCATTCCGCCAGCCGATGGGCCTGACGGTGATCGGCGGGCTGCTGCTCTCGACCATGCTGACGCTGGTGATCGTGCCGGCCGCCTTCAGCCTGGCGGATGGCTTCGAGAAGCGAATCGGGCCCAAGCTGCGCCGCACGTTCCTGACCTACGACCCTACGCACTCGCACGGACCCGCACCTCGCCATCACGGCGAAGGGACCCTTCCCGCCGAGTAG